GAAATATATTGCTGATTCTGTGCTTCTAAATAGCGATGGGTCATTACCAGGTTTAAGGCTTCCCTTGTCTTGCAATATTGGGGGTCTGGTTTTTGCATGAGGTAACTACGCCGTATAAAGCGACCACCACTGATATCATCCCACCGTTCTCCATAGTGAAAAAATTCTTCAACAGCAGCACTAATCGCTACGACTTGACTTTTTCTGTAGGTGCTACGCCAATCAGCGGGAATTGGGCATTGATTTGGTGACGAGCATGACCTATCAATTGCATTACGCCTGCATCTGTACCGCCATCCACAATACATGCTCCTAAACTTTGAGCAATTGGGGCTAGTACTTCGACAAACAGGTTTTGGATACGCACAAAGTCCGCTTCGCTAATCTGACTTGCTCCACCGACAATAACTAAAACCGGATGTGAACCAAGAAGTCCCATTCGCTCAAGCACATTAGACAATTCTGCTGGTTCGGATACTCTAGCTAATGTCGCTGTTTGCCCTTGATTGAAACTCATGCTAAAAAGATTTTCCATGCCCTGGAATTGAAGTGTTGAAAAACTCCATATTATTCTATAAATAAATAATAAATCAATCAATCAATCAATAATTTCCTTATAACATAATAACTATACAATTAGTATTCGATTTCTGAAATACTACTTAAGTATATCGGCTATTGAACCGTACTGGCTTTGGTCGTCATTGCATCAGGATTTTTGGCGTCGAACGATGATCATCTGTAAGGGCGCAAGGCCTTGCGCCCCTACCCCCCCCCATCATCCTCGCATCAGGATTTTTGGCGGCGAACGATGATCATCTGTAAGGGTTTGGGTACACCTGAAACCGTTGCTGGGGATATTGCCCTGAATGCGACAGGAGAAATCAAAGTTGCTGATAGTGGGAGCCGAATTCTTAATGAAGTGCGTGAGGGAGCAAAAGGCAATGGGGGTAATATTACCGTCGATACTGGTTCTTTGTCATTAGTAAATGGCGCTCAACTTTCGGTTCTTGCGTACTTAACGTGCTAAATTTTTAATTACAGTCGATAACTTTGTTTTAAAATCAAGGCTTACAGGCGCTTATAGCCAAAATTTTAATCATCAGACCTAAAAGGCAGTAAATAATGGCTGTCATCTTATCCCAGTCAATTCAAGCACAAGATATTATTTATCGCTGGCAATGGCAACTAGGGCGGATTCTCTGCCAAGGAGAAAGCCAATGCGACAACCAGGAAAAATTTACAGAGGCGATCGCAGCCTATACGGAAGCATTTAATACTGTACAAGATATCCGGGGTGATTTGATGGCCACTAACGCAGATATGCAGTTTTCCTTTCGGGAAAATGGGCTCTTCCGTACTTAGCGTGCTGAATTTGTTAAAAAATAAGTTTGAAACCCTTGTGTGGCTCCGATAAAAGCCATTATTTTTTGTATTTGAGCTACTGTTACTAAAAATCAAATTATAAACGCCTGTAAGCCTTGTTATTAAAGCAATTTAATCGACTTTCATTAATAATTAAGCACGCTACACACGCAAGAGCCCTTGTAGGCTTTTAACATTCTGCTTACCAAACTACATTCACTATGGTAAGCTAAAGCCGTACTAATGTAAAGTCCCCCTAGAAGGGGGAGGTTTTCAACCCATTTTTCTGATAAGTTGAAAAAATAGGCATTCTTGGATTAATGGGATAAGTTCTTTGGTTGGCTGGTGTCGTTCAATTTGATAAAGCTATCAAAAGCATACCATGCCAAAACATACCAGGGAATAACTTCCAATTGCACGCCCTTAACAAGTAACTGTCTCACAGCTAACATACCTAATCCCATAGGAAAAAGGAAGCGCAGATCAACGGCACCATTTGTAGCTTGTTCAATTCGTTTGTTCAAGTCAACCACTGCATTCGTTACCCCCGTTGATGCATCAGGGTTCTTCTCAGTAATATCGGCAACAATTATTCCCATATCCTCTAGTGCAGCGAGGACATTTTCTAGGCTATCATCTTTACCATCGTGGTTGATAAGAATACTACCATGATGAATATTAGTTCTGACCTGACTAATATTTGGTTGTGCTTCTAATGTATGGGCAATACGTTGCATTTCTTTGGCTTGACGATAGGGTTGAGACACTCTCAACCGTAGTCTTCCTGGAGTATCACTAATAACTTTTGTAGATATAACTTTAGATGGCATTTTTCAATTTATTGGCTCATTCATTCATTCATCA
The Gloeotrichia echinulata CP02 DNA segment above includes these coding regions:
- a CDS encoding HMA2 domain-containing protein produces the protein MPSKVISTKVISDTPGRLRLRVSQPYRQAKEMQRIAHTLEAQPNISQVRTNIHHGSILINHDGKDDSLENVLAALEDMGIIVADITEKNPDASTGVTNAVVDLNKRIEQATNGAVDLRFLFPMGLGMLAVRQLLVKGVQLEVIPWYVLAWYAFDSFIKLNDTSQPKNLSH